Proteins co-encoded in one Sparus aurata chromosome 18, fSpaAur1.1, whole genome shotgun sequence genomic window:
- the LOC115569055 gene encoding protein FAM53C-like isoform X2, with protein MIVASIMVTLITEQLRKQSLEEPYYRAFSFNVNVSLPAVGSSPTVSWSACRSTQDTSSATHPSSKANLLDDSCGPDSLWPPSHSGETIQRPEVSFTGEAFQSSPPPPPPKRHCRSLSVPEDLSRCRSTWHPSASKVWTPVKRGSQGGGASSSGSGASSLPLCGPSSSFTSSSLNSSSSPTFFSLALSSDSPLPWSFPWDPCDKLKGACSASFASPSSCSSSPAPLISHSLLQRRFSLSPVHIQDASVVLLPPRPSPASALTYGCSSMEHPALSPSPTSACSTPSSSRRDLHPALPRCHSQPCDMRKPRLKRRHDPDVLPCPRPGLDFSKMTQIGNQESLVCATGGCVVQVSSQAEQRLAFSPAEFLGRASIGPLSESEEEEEEDQRKRTLIDDGQKIVFERDCTELDLNLIEEN; from the exons ATG ATTGTAGCTTCAATTATGGTGACACTTATCACAGAGCAGCTCCGTAAGCAGAGTTTGGAAGAGCCTTATTACAGGGCTTTCTCATTCAACGTGAATGTG TCGTTACCTGCAGTGGGCTCCAGTCCCACTGTCTCATGGAGTGCTTGTAGATCAACACAAG ACACCAGCTCAGCAACACACCCATCATCCAAAGCAAACCTTCTGGATGATTCCTGTGGACCAGACTCCCTATGGCCTCCTTCCCATTCTGGAGAAACTATCCAGAGACCAGAGGTGTCTTTCACAGGCGAGGCTTTCCAAAGCTCACCCCCGCCGCCACCTCCAAAACGCCACTGCCGGTCCCTTTCTGTTCCAGAGGACCTGTCTCGGTGCCGCTCCACCTGGCATCCTAGTGCATCCAAGGTTTGGACCCCAGTCAAACGTGGAAGTCAGGGTGGAGGAGCATCTAGTTCAGGTTCTGGAGCCAGCTCTTTGCCACTTTGTGGTCCCAGTTCCTCCTTCACCTCTTCATCCCTAAACTCATCTTCTAGCCCTACCTTCTTTAGCTTAGCACTGTCTTCTGACTCCCCACTACCATGGAGCTTCCCATGGGACCCTTGTGACAAATTGAAAGGAGCCTGTTCTGCTTCCTttgcttctccttcctcctgctcctcttcacCGGCCCCCCTGATTTCTCACTCATTGCTGCAGCGCcgcttctccctctcccctgtGCATATTCAGGACGCCTCTGTGGTGCTTCTGCCCCCCCGGCCTTCCCCTGCTTCCGCTCTAACATACGGCTGTTCTAGCATGGAACACCCAGCCCTGTCTCCATCACCCACTTCCGCCTGCAGTACACCTTCCTCCTCTAGGCGCGACCTACACCCGGCGCTGCCGCGTTGTCACTCACAGCCCTGTGACATGCGTAAACCTCGCTTGAAGAGGCGCCATGACCCAGATGTTTTGCCCTGCCCCAGGCCAGGCCTAGACTTCAGCAAGATGACACAG ATTGGTAATCAGGAGAGCCTAGTGTGTGCTACAGGGGGCTGTGTTGTCCAAGTGTCTTCCCAGGCAGAGCAGCGCTTGGCCTTCTCCCCTGCAGAGTTCCTGGGTCGAGCCAGCATTGGACCACTAAGTgaaagtgaagaggaggaggaggaagatcaAAGAAAAAGGACTCTAATAGACGACGGACAAAAGATTGTTTTTGAAAGAGACTGCACAGAACTGGACTTGAACCTCATAGAAGAGAACTGA
- the LOC115569055 gene encoding protein FAM53C-like isoform X3, producing the protein MVTLITEQLRKQSLEEPYYRAFSFNVNVSLPAVGSSPTVSWSACRSTQDTSSATHPSSKANLLDDSCGPDSLWPPSHSGETIQRPEVSFTGEAFQSSPPPPPPKRHCRSLSVPEDLSRCRSTWHPSASKVWTPVKRGSQGGGASSSGSGASSLPLCGPSSSFTSSSLNSSSSPTFFSLALSSDSPLPWSFPWDPCDKLKGACSASFASPSSCSSSPAPLISHSLLQRRFSLSPVHIQDASVVLLPPRPSPASALTYGCSSMEHPALSPSPTSACSTPSSSRRDLHPALPRCHSQPCDMRKPRLKRRHDPDVLPCPRPGLDFSKMTQIGNQESLVCATGGCVVQVSSQAEQRLAFSPAEFLGRASIGPLSESEEEEEEDQRKRTLIDDGQKIVFERDCTELDLNLIEEN; encoded by the exons ATGGTGACACTTATCACAGAGCAGCTCCGTAAGCAGAGTTTGGAAGAGCCTTATTACAGGGCTTTCTCATTCAACGTGAATGTG TCGTTACCTGCAGTGGGCTCCAGTCCCACTGTCTCATGGAGTGCTTGTAGATCAACACAAG ACACCAGCTCAGCAACACACCCATCATCCAAAGCAAACCTTCTGGATGATTCCTGTGGACCAGACTCCCTATGGCCTCCTTCCCATTCTGGAGAAACTATCCAGAGACCAGAGGTGTCTTTCACAGGCGAGGCTTTCCAAAGCTCACCCCCGCCGCCACCTCCAAAACGCCACTGCCGGTCCCTTTCTGTTCCAGAGGACCTGTCTCGGTGCCGCTCCACCTGGCATCCTAGTGCATCCAAGGTTTGGACCCCAGTCAAACGTGGAAGTCAGGGTGGAGGAGCATCTAGTTCAGGTTCTGGAGCCAGCTCTTTGCCACTTTGTGGTCCCAGTTCCTCCTTCACCTCTTCATCCCTAAACTCATCTTCTAGCCCTACCTTCTTTAGCTTAGCACTGTCTTCTGACTCCCCACTACCATGGAGCTTCCCATGGGACCCTTGTGACAAATTGAAAGGAGCCTGTTCTGCTTCCTttgcttctccttcctcctgctcctcttcacCGGCCCCCCTGATTTCTCACTCATTGCTGCAGCGCcgcttctccctctcccctgtGCATATTCAGGACGCCTCTGTGGTGCTTCTGCCCCCCCGGCCTTCCCCTGCTTCCGCTCTAACATACGGCTGTTCTAGCATGGAACACCCAGCCCTGTCTCCATCACCCACTTCCGCCTGCAGTACACCTTCCTCCTCTAGGCGCGACCTACACCCGGCGCTGCCGCGTTGTCACTCACAGCCCTGTGACATGCGTAAACCTCGCTTGAAGAGGCGCCATGACCCAGATGTTTTGCCCTGCCCCAGGCCAGGCCTAGACTTCAGCAAGATGACACAG ATTGGTAATCAGGAGAGCCTAGTGTGTGCTACAGGGGGCTGTGTTGTCCAAGTGTCTTCCCAGGCAGAGCAGCGCTTGGCCTTCTCCCCTGCAGAGTTCCTGGGTCGAGCCAGCATTGGACCACTAAGTgaaagtgaagaggaggaggaggaagatcaAAGAAAAAGGACTCTAATAGACGACGGACAAAAGATTGTTTTTGAAAGAGACTGCACAGAACTGGACTTGAACCTCATAGAAGAGAACTGA
- the LOC115569055 gene encoding protein FAM53C-like isoform X1, which translates to MATTEYNDKWHKDAGGMIVASIMVTLITEQLRKQSLEEPYYRAFSFNVNVSLPAVGSSPTVSWSACRSTQDTSSATHPSSKANLLDDSCGPDSLWPPSHSGETIQRPEVSFTGEAFQSSPPPPPPKRHCRSLSVPEDLSRCRSTWHPSASKVWTPVKRGSQGGGASSSGSGASSLPLCGPSSSFTSSSLNSSSSPTFFSLALSSDSPLPWSFPWDPCDKLKGACSASFASPSSCSSSPAPLISHSLLQRRFSLSPVHIQDASVVLLPPRPSPASALTYGCSSMEHPALSPSPTSACSTPSSSRRDLHPALPRCHSQPCDMRKPRLKRRHDPDVLPCPRPGLDFSKMTQIGNQESLVCATGGCVVQVSSQAEQRLAFSPAEFLGRASIGPLSESEEEEEEDQRKRTLIDDGQKIVFERDCTELDLNLIEEN; encoded by the exons ATGGCAACAACCGAGTACAATGACAA GTGGCATAAAGATGCTGGTGGCATG ATTGTAGCTTCAATTATGGTGACACTTATCACAGAGCAGCTCCGTAAGCAGAGTTTGGAAGAGCCTTATTACAGGGCTTTCTCATTCAACGTGAATGTG TCGTTACCTGCAGTGGGCTCCAGTCCCACTGTCTCATGGAGTGCTTGTAGATCAACACAAG ACACCAGCTCAGCAACACACCCATCATCCAAAGCAAACCTTCTGGATGATTCCTGTGGACCAGACTCCCTATGGCCTCCTTCCCATTCTGGAGAAACTATCCAGAGACCAGAGGTGTCTTTCACAGGCGAGGCTTTCCAAAGCTCACCCCCGCCGCCACCTCCAAAACGCCACTGCCGGTCCCTTTCTGTTCCAGAGGACCTGTCTCGGTGCCGCTCCACCTGGCATCCTAGTGCATCCAAGGTTTGGACCCCAGTCAAACGTGGAAGTCAGGGTGGAGGAGCATCTAGTTCAGGTTCTGGAGCCAGCTCTTTGCCACTTTGTGGTCCCAGTTCCTCCTTCACCTCTTCATCCCTAAACTCATCTTCTAGCCCTACCTTCTTTAGCTTAGCACTGTCTTCTGACTCCCCACTACCATGGAGCTTCCCATGGGACCCTTGTGACAAATTGAAAGGAGCCTGTTCTGCTTCCTttgcttctccttcctcctgctcctcttcacCGGCCCCCCTGATTTCTCACTCATTGCTGCAGCGCcgcttctccctctcccctgtGCATATTCAGGACGCCTCTGTGGTGCTTCTGCCCCCCCGGCCTTCCCCTGCTTCCGCTCTAACATACGGCTGTTCTAGCATGGAACACCCAGCCCTGTCTCCATCACCCACTTCCGCCTGCAGTACACCTTCCTCCTCTAGGCGCGACCTACACCCGGCGCTGCCGCGTTGTCACTCACAGCCCTGTGACATGCGTAAACCTCGCTTGAAGAGGCGCCATGACCCAGATGTTTTGCCCTGCCCCAGGCCAGGCCTAGACTTCAGCAAGATGACACAG ATTGGTAATCAGGAGAGCCTAGTGTGTGCTACAGGGGGCTGTGTTGTCCAAGTGTCTTCCCAGGCAGAGCAGCGCTTGGCCTTCTCCCCTGCAGAGTTCCTGGGTCGAGCCAGCATTGGACCACTAAGTgaaagtgaagaggaggaggaggaagatcaAAGAAAAAGGACTCTAATAGACGACGGACAAAAGATTGTTTTTGAAAGAGACTGCACAGAACTGGACTTGAACCTCATAGAAGAGAACTGA